A genomic region of Natronoarchaeum mannanilyticum contains the following coding sequences:
- the priS gene encoding DNA primase small subunit PriS, translating to MEERTRAYLRGRFRDYYRRTSIAPPPDASQREWGFIPWTEGPGTTMVRHRSLLELGALDEFLARKRPRHVYFSAGRYDDPSAGNMNRKGWRSSDLVFDLDADHLPGVSPTEDSYEEMLAVCKDALFRLLDILEDDFGFEDLTVVFSGGRGYHVHVRDDGVRELDREQRREIVDYVRGIDVEFDHLIEHETVGGTAGRSSPAHKRSLITDGGWSRRVHERLDAFVDELLELPEEDAMERLREFDGIGEGKARGALTAARNNREQIAAGNVDVHPAFYQLAGILAEDVLDAESAPIDEPVTTDTNRLIRLPGSLHGGTGLRVLRIDRNELADFEPLTDAVTEQFVGQEIRIDVTGIDDMPGESQDSAMISLGGDSFTITEGAQTVPEHVGVYLMARGHAEKEKE from the coding sequence ATGGAGGAGCGCACCCGCGCGTACCTTCGAGGTCGGTTCCGCGACTACTACCGACGGACCTCGATTGCGCCGCCGCCCGACGCCAGCCAGCGCGAGTGGGGCTTTATCCCCTGGACCGAGGGGCCCGGGACCACGATGGTCCGCCACCGGTCGCTGCTAGAGCTGGGTGCGCTCGACGAGTTTCTGGCGCGCAAGCGACCGCGCCACGTGTACTTCTCGGCGGGTCGCTACGACGACCCGAGCGCGGGCAACATGAACCGGAAGGGCTGGCGGAGCTCGGATCTCGTATTCGACCTCGACGCCGACCACCTGCCCGGCGTCTCGCCGACCGAGGACAGCTACGAGGAGATGCTCGCGGTCTGCAAGGACGCCCTGTTCCGTCTGCTCGACATCCTCGAAGACGACTTCGGCTTCGAGGACCTGACCGTCGTGTTTTCGGGCGGCCGCGGCTATCACGTCCACGTCCGCGACGACGGCGTCCGCGAGCTGGACCGCGAGCAGCGCCGCGAGATCGTCGACTACGTGCGCGGCATCGACGTCGAGTTCGACCACCTGATCGAACACGAGACCGTCGGCGGCACCGCGGGCCGCTCCAGCCCGGCGCACAAGCGCTCGCTGATCACCGACGGCGGCTGGAGCCGGCGAGTCCACGAGCGACTCGACGCGTTCGTCGACGAGCTGCTGGAACTCCCCGAGGAGGATGCCATGGAGCGACTCCGTGAGTTCGACGGCATCGGCGAAGGGAAGGCCCGCGGCGCGCTCACGGCCGCGCGGAACAACCGCGAACAGATCGCGGCGGGTAACGTCGACGTCCATCCCGCATTCTACCAGCTCGCGGGCATCCTCGCCGAGGACGTGCTCGACGCCGAGAGCGCACCGATCGACGAGCCGGTGACGACCGACACGAACCGGCTGATCCGCCTGCCGGGCAGCCTCCACGGCGGCACCGGCCTGCGCGTGCTGCGGATCGACCGGAACGAACTGGCCGACTTCGAGCCGCTGACCGACGCCGTCACCGAGCAGTTCGTCGGCCAGGAGATCCGGATCGACGTGACCGGGATCGATGATATGCCGGGCGAATCACAGGACAGCGCGATGATCAGTCTTGGCGGCGACAGTTTTACAATAACCGAGGGTGCACAGACAGTACCCGAGCACGTGGGCGTCTACCTGATGGCCCGCGGCCACGCGGAAAAGGAAAAAGAATGA
- the bcp gene encoding thioredoxin-dependent thiol peroxidase — protein sequence MLDVGDEAPEFELHDQNGEPVALSEFEGRKVVVYFYPRADTPGCTTEACSFRDAYDEFAERDVAVLGISDDPVEDLADFAEKHDLPITLLSDESGEVASAYDSYGEKNMFGNTFDGVFRNTYVVDEEGRIAATYEGVDPEGHAEEILADLTFGDEATKGK from the coding sequence ATGCTCGATGTCGGCGACGAGGCGCCCGAGTTCGAACTGCACGATCAAAACGGCGAGCCGGTCGCACTCTCGGAGTTCGAGGGGCGCAAGGTCGTCGTCTACTTCTACCCGCGGGCCGACACGCCCGGTTGCACGACCGAGGCGTGTAGCTTCCGCGACGCCTACGACGAGTTCGCGGAGCGTGACGTCGCAGTCCTGGGGATCAGCGACGACCCGGTCGAGGATCTCGCCGACTTCGCCGAGAAGCACGATCTGCCGATCACGCTGCTGTCCGACGAGTCGGGCGAGGTCGCGAGCGCGTACGACTCCTACGGCGAGAAGAACATGTTCGGGAACACGTTCGACGGCGTGTTCCGCAACACGTACGTCGTCGACGAGGAGGGCCGAATCGCGGCGACCTACGAGGGCGTCGATCCCGAGGGACACGCCGAGGAGATCCTCGCGGATCTCACGTTCGGCGACGAAGCGACGAAAGGAAAGTAG
- the glpK gene encoding glycerol kinase GlpK → MTENTYVGAVDQGTTGTRFMVFDHGGQVVANAYEKHEQIYPEPGWVEHDPREIWENTKDVITQALAEAGISADQLEAIGVTNQRETTLLWDADSGRPIHNAIVWQDRRTTDRVEQLQEEGKADDVQAKTGLEPDAYFSATKAEWLLDNADPIKTERARPADVRERAEEGEILFGTIDSWVIYNLTGNHITDVTNASRTMLFDIHEMEWDDELLEEFDVPREMLPEVRPSSDEDLYGHTDADGFLDAEVPVAGALGDQQAALFGQTCFDAGDAKNTYGTGSFFLMNTGNEAVESDHGLLTTVGFQRSGEPVQYALEGAIFITGAAIEWLEDMELIDDAAETAELARSVDSTDGVYFVPAFTGLGAPHWDQRARGTILGMTRGTRKEHLVRATLESIAYQTRDVAEAMEADSGIDMQTLRVDGGAVKNNFLCQLQSDIIDTEIARPQVDETTALGSAYAAGLAVGYWETADELRDNWQIDREFEPDQSADYEDKYERWSEAVDRSLDWARDGGE, encoded by the coding sequence ATGACAGAGAATACCTACGTCGGCGCTGTCGACCAGGGCACGACCGGCACGCGATTCATGGTGTTCGACCACGGCGGGCAGGTTGTGGCGAACGCCTACGAAAAGCACGAACAGATTTACCCGGAACCCGGCTGGGTCGAGCACGACCCCCGAGAGATCTGGGAGAACACCAAAGACGTCATCACGCAGGCGCTGGCGGAAGCCGGCATCAGCGCGGACCAGCTCGAGGCGATCGGCGTCACCAACCAGCGCGAGACGACGCTGCTGTGGGACGCCGACTCCGGGCGGCCGATCCACAACGCCATCGTCTGGCAGGACCGCCGGACGACCGACCGCGTCGAGCAGCTCCAGGAGGAGGGCAAGGCCGACGACGTGCAGGCAAAGACCGGCCTGGAGCCCGACGCCTACTTCTCGGCGACGAAGGCCGAGTGGCTGCTGGACAACGCCGACCCGATCAAGACCGAGCGCGCCCGGCCCGCGGATGTGCGAGAGCGCGCCGAAGAGGGCGAGATCCTCTTCGGCACGATCGACTCGTGGGTGATCTACAACCTCACCGGCAACCACATCACCGACGTCACGAACGCCTCGCGGACCATGCTGTTCGACATCCACGAGATGGAGTGGGACGACGAGCTCCTCGAGGAGTTCGACGTGCCACGCGAGATGCTCCCGGAGGTACGCCCCTCCAGCGACGAGGACCTGTACGGCCACACGGACGCCGACGGGTTCCTCGACGCCGAAGTGCCCGTGGCGGGCGCGCTGGGCGACCAGCAGGCCGCGCTGTTCGGCCAGACCTGCTTCGACGCGGGCGACGCGAAGAACACCTACGGGACGGGCTCGTTCTTCCTGATGAACACCGGCAACGAGGCCGTCGAGAGCGACCACGGGCTGCTGACGACCGTCGGCTTCCAGCGCTCGGGCGAACCCGTCCAGTACGCGCTGGAGGGCGCGATCTTCATCACGGGCGCCGCGATCGAGTGGCTCGAGGACATGGAGCTCATCGACGACGCCGCCGAGACCGCCGAGCTCGCGCGGAGCGTCGACTCGACCGACGGCGTCTACTTCGTGCCCGCCTTCACCGGGCTGGGCGCGCCCCACTGGGACCAGCGCGCCCGGGGGACGATCCTCGGGATGACCCGCGGGACGCGCAAGGAACACCTGGTGCGGGCGACCCTGGAGTCGATCGCCTACCAGACCCGCGACGTCGCCGAGGCGATGGAGGCCGACAGCGGCATCGACATGCAGACGCTGCGGGTCGACGGCGGCGCGGTGAAGAACAACTTCCTCTGCCAGCTCCAGTCGGACATCATCGACACCGAGATCGCGCGGCCGCAGGTCGACGAGACCACCGCGCTCGGCTCGGCGTACGCGGCGGGACTGGCGGTCGGCTACTGGGAGACGGCCGACGAACTCCGGGACAACTGGCAGATCGACCGCGAGTTCGAGCCCGACCAGAGCGCCGACTACGAGGACAAGTACGAGCGCTGGTCGGAGGCCGTCGATCGGTCGCTCGACTGGGCACGCGACGGTGGTGAGTAA
- the glpA gene encoding anaerobic glycerol-3-phosphate dehydrogenase subunit GlpA, with the protein MPTSTEVVVVGGGSTGTGIARDLAMRGVDVVLVEKGNLTHGTTGRMHGLLHSGGRYAVSDQASAEECIEENRVLRDIASHCVEMTGGLFVQRPEDDDEYFREKLEGCRECGIPAEVLSAEEAREVEPYLAKDVKRAIHVPDGAIDPFRLCVANAVSAENHGGRVETHAEVTDVLVEDGAVAGVEVRHDSGPGKREHATPGSTEEIHAEYVVNATGAWAGQLGEMAGVDVEVRPSKGVMVVMNARQVDTVINRCRPKGDADIVVPHETTAILGTTDEEVEDPEDYPEEQWEVDMMIDTLTELVPILSEARTVRSFWGVRPLYEPPGTGTEDPTDITRDFFLLDHDERDDLPGMSSIVGGKFTTYRMMAEQISDHVCEKLGVRARCRTAEEPLPGSEDEMALDEAMDRFGLRSPVARRSTQRLGSRAEDVLDTNEANPVICDCESVTRAEIQDAIDQSGTDLNAVRIRTRASMGNCQGGFCCLGMAQELSPEYDEQAVRDAYDELFQERWKGERHALWGEQLSQAMLNYALHATTINADGDPARTGESVDFSAFDDGRPGATESSDEGTFDSGVRATDGGERSAGSRTDADRPDGGDHGN; encoded by the coding sequence ATGCCAACGAGTACCGAGGTCGTGGTCGTCGGGGGCGGTTCGACCGGCACCGGCATCGCCAGGGATCTGGCGATGCGGGGGGTCGACGTCGTCCTCGTCGAAAAGGGGAACCTCACCCACGGGACGACGGGGCGCATGCACGGGCTGCTCCACAGCGGCGGGCGGTACGCCGTGTCGGACCAGGCCAGCGCCGAGGAGTGTATCGAGGAAAACCGGGTGCTCAGGGACATCGCGAGCCACTGCGTCGAGATGACGGGCGGGCTGTTCGTCCAGCGACCGGAGGACGACGACGAGTACTTCCGCGAGAAGCTGGAGGGCTGCCGGGAGTGTGGCATCCCCGCCGAGGTTCTCTCGGCGGAGGAAGCCCGCGAGGTCGAGCCGTACCTCGCGAAGGACGTCAAGCGCGCGATCCACGTCCCCGACGGCGCGATCGACCCGTTCCGCCTCTGCGTCGCCAACGCCGTCAGCGCCGAAAACCACGGCGGGCGCGTCGAGACCCACGCCGAGGTGACCGACGTGCTCGTCGAGGACGGCGCGGTCGCCGGCGTCGAGGTCCGCCACGACAGCGGCCCGGGCAAGCGCGAGCACGCGACGCCCGGCTCGACCGAGGAGATTCACGCCGAGTACGTCGTCAACGCGACGGGCGCGTGGGCCGGCCAGCTGGGGGAGATGGCCGGCGTCGACGTCGAGGTCCGCCCCTCGAAGGGCGTGATGGTCGTGATGAACGCCCGGCAGGTCGACACGGTGATCAACCGCTGCCGACCGAAGGGCGACGCCGACATCGTCGTCCCCCACGAGACGACCGCGATCCTCGGGACGACCGACGAGGAGGTCGAGGACCCCGAGGACTACCCCGAGGAGCAGTGGGAGGTCGACATGATGATCGACACGCTGACCGAGCTGGTGCCGATCCTCTCGGAGGCCCGGACCGTGCGCTCGTTCTGGGGCGTCCGGCCGCTGTACGAGCCGCCGGGCACCGGCACCGAGGACCCGACCGACATCACGCGCGATTTCTTCCTGCTGGACCACGACGAGCGCGACGACCTGCCGGGGATGTCCTCTATCGTCGGCGGGAAGTTCACCACCTACCGGATGATGGCCGAGCAGATCTCCGATCACGTCTGCGAGAAGCTCGGCGTCCGAGCCCGCTGTCGCACGGCCGAGGAACCGCTTCCCGGAAGCGAGGACGAGATGGCGCTCGACGAGGCGATGGACCGGTTCGGTCTGCGCTCGCCGGTCGCCCGGCGCAGCACCCAGCGGCTCGGCAGCCGCGCAGAAGATGTGCTCGACACGAACGAGGCAAACCCGGTGATCTGTGACTGCGAGTCCGTGACCCGCGCGGAGATACAGGACGCCATCGACCAGTCCGGCACGGACCTCAACGCCGTCCGGATCAGGACGCGCGCGTCGATGGGCAACTGCCAGGGCGGCTTTTGCTGTCTCGGGATGGCCCAGGAGCTCTCGCCGGAGTACGACGAGCAGGCAGTCAGAGACGCCTACGACGAGCTGTTCCAGGAACGCTGGAAGGGCGAGCGCCACGCGCTGTGGGGCGAACAGCTCTCCCAGGCGATGCTCAACTACGCCCTGCACGCCACGACGATCAACGCCGACGGCGACCCCGCCCGCACCGGCGAGTCGGTCGACTTCTCGGCGTTCGACGACGGGCGGCCGGGCGCGACCGAGTCGAGCGACGAGGGGACGTTCGACAGCGGGGTGCGCGCGACGGACGGCGGTGAGCGATCAGCCGGATCGCGAACGGACGCCGACCGTCCCGACGGAGGCGACCATGGCAATTGA
- the glpB gene encoding glycerol-3-phosphate dehydrogenase subunit GlpB: MAIEDDVLVIGGGVAAVASALAARETGARVRLIAHKQSTLRQASGLIDVLGYHPEGADDESRTAPISDPFGALDAVPEGHPYERVGEEAVRGGLDLFDDAVGDAYAGGHTDRNALVPTHGGTVKPTARYPAGAAAGLASDERDAFLVGFDAVTGFDADVAADHLRAAGVPFDVRGATLRFPGDLRDDAKLTRYAHLLDQNDEIEVDGQSRPAREALAERVKAHLGGHERVGFPAILGDAEPAGVRADLADSLGADVFEVPMGPPSLPGMRLSDMLFEALEDAGVHVETGNPVVDVEADGDRVDRVIAEHTATRVPYRAEQYVLATGGLVGKGIRSDRERVYEPIFDLPIPQPEDRYDWFEEGAFDDHPFARFGVPVDRETRPLDADDEPAYENLRAAGAVVGGYDFAAEKSGSGVSLATGYAAGTGAGERA; encoded by the coding sequence ATGGCAATTGAGGACGACGTGCTGGTGATCGGCGGCGGCGTCGCCGCCGTGGCGTCCGCGCTCGCCGCCCGCGAGACGGGCGCGCGCGTTCGCCTGATCGCCCACAAGCAGAGCACGCTCCGGCAGGCCAGCGGGCTGATCGACGTGCTCGGCTACCACCCGGAGGGCGCGGACGACGAGAGCCGGACGGCGCCGATCAGCGACCCGTTCGGGGCGCTCGACGCCGTGCCAGAGGGCCACCCCTACGAGCGCGTCGGCGAGGAGGCGGTCCGCGGCGGACTCGACCTGTTCGACGACGCCGTCGGCGACGCGTACGCCGGCGGCCACACCGACCGCAACGCGCTCGTGCCGACTCACGGCGGGACGGTCAAGCCCACGGCGCGGTATCCCGCCGGCGCCGCCGCGGGACTGGCGAGCGACGAGCGCGACGCCTTCCTCGTCGGGTTCGACGCGGTGACCGGCTTCGACGCCGACGTGGCGGCCGACCACCTGCGCGCGGCGGGCGTCCCCTTCGACGTTCGCGGCGCGACACTGCGGTTCCCCGGCGACCTGCGCGACGACGCCAAGCTGACGCGGTACGCCCACCTCCTCGATCAGAACGACGAGATCGAGGTCGACGGGCAGTCCCGCCCCGCCCGCGAGGCGCTCGCCGAGCGCGTCAAGGCCCACCTGGGCGGCCACGAGCGCGTCGGCTTCCCGGCGATTCTGGGCGACGCCGAGCCGGCCGGGGTGCGGGCCGACCTCGCGGACTCGCTGGGCGCCGACGTGTTCGAGGTGCCGATGGGGCCGCCGAGCCTCCCCGGGATGCGCCTCTCGGACATGCTGTTCGAGGCGCTGGAAGATGCCGGCGTCCACGTCGAGACCGGCAACCCCGTCGTCGACGTCGAGGCCGACGGCGACCGCGTCGATCGCGTTATCGCCGAACACACCGCGACTCGCGTGCCCTACCGCGCCGAGCAGTACGTGCTCGCGACCGGCGGGCTCGTCGGGAAAGGCATCCGGTCCGACCGCGAGCGCGTCTACGAGCCGATCTTCGACCTGCCGATCCCCCAGCCCGAGGACCGCTACGACTGGTTCGAGGAGGGGGCGTTCGACGACCACCCCTTCGCCCGGTTCGGCGTCCCCGTCGACCGCGAAACGCGGCCGCTGGACGCCGACGACGAACCGGCCTACGAGAACCTGCGGGCCGCCGGCGCCGTCGTCGGCGGCTACGACTTCGCGGCCGAGAAGTCCGGCTCCGGCGTCTCGCTGGCGACCGGCTACGCGGCCGGCACCGGAGCGGGTGAGCGCGCGTGA
- a CDS encoding anaerobic glycerol-3-phosphate dehydrogenase subunit C, whose translation MSDAETPDDYDVTDDSPAATGDDEFEPVQVFPESEDMDLRPGSDDCYKCSTCDTNCPVAEVDDDFPGPKFQGPEQWRLKRKDDHDIDDSVMKCSNCMRCDSACPSEVPLSQMHNTARGSFVENQMDKLSPEYIRNRILSNYRTSAWLASKVPRLSNFMMNFGPARWVMEKTLGVTAERDFPEFAEQTFREWWVERGGAQVENPDKRVAYFHGCYSNYNTPEVGKAMVEVFEEFGYEVMVPDQGCSGTPMFANGMLDDARRHAETNVENLVAAIGEGADVIASCTSCSLSLRQEYPELFDIHGIEDVSEHTYEALEYLRIHEDLEGELDGSEVDFPDLAYHAPCHARNQGLDGQAIEVVDRIDGVEAEDVGDSCSGISGTYGWKAEKYDLSMEIGEEMFEHMEDAEGDVGMTECPTCAMQMGHGTGYEIRHPLEVLEAALVSEDTSSA comes from the coding sequence ATGAGTGACGCCGAAACCCCCGACGACTACGACGTGACGGACGACTCGCCAGCCGCCACCGGCGACGACGAGTTCGAACCGGTACAGGTGTTCCCCGAGTCCGAGGACATGGACCTCCGGCCCGGCTCGGACGACTGCTACAAGTGCTCGACCTGCGACACGAACTGCCCGGTCGCAGAGGTCGACGACGACTTCCCCGGGCCGAAGTTCCAGGGCCCCGAGCAGTGGCGCCTCAAGCGCAAGGACGACCACGACATCGACGACTCGGTGATGAAGTGCTCGAACTGCATGCGCTGCGACAGCGCCTGCCCCTCCGAGGTGCCCCTGAGCCAGATGCACAACACCGCGAGAGGCTCGTTCGTGGAGAATCAGATGGACAAGCTCTCGCCGGAGTACATCCGGAATCGGATTCTCTCGAACTACCGCACGTCGGCCTGGCTGGCGTCGAAGGTGCCGCGCCTCTCGAACTTCATGATGAACTTCGGCCCCGCCCGGTGGGTGATGGAGAAGACGCTCGGCGTCACGGCCGAGCGGGACTTCCCCGAGTTCGCCGAGCAGACGTTCCGCGAGTGGTGGGTAGAGCGGGGCGGCGCGCAGGTCGAGAATCCCGACAAGCGCGTGGCGTACTTCCACGGCTGCTACTCCAACTACAACACGCCCGAAGTTGGGAAGGCGATGGTGGAAGTGTTCGAGGAGTTCGGCTACGAGGTCATGGTGCCCGACCAGGGCTGCTCGGGGACGCCGATGTTCGCCAACGGAATGCTCGACGACGCGCGGCGTCACGCCGAGACGAACGTCGAGAACCTCGTCGCGGCGATCGGCGAGGGCGCCGACGTGATCGCCTCCTGTACCTCCTGTTCGCTGTCGCTGCGCCAGGAGTACCCCGAACTGTTCGACATCCACGGGATCGAGGACGTCTCAGAGCACACCTACGAGGCCCTGGAGTACCTGCGGATCCACGAGGACCTGGAGGGCGAACTCGACGGTAGCGAGGTGGACTTCCCCGACCTGGCGTACCACGCGCCGTGTCACGCCCGCAACCAGGGCCTCGACGGACAGGCCATCGAGGTCGTCGACCGGATCGACGGCGTCGAGGCCGAGGACGTCGGCGACTCCTGTTCCGGAATCTCCGGTACGTACGGTTGGAAGGCCGAGAAGTACGACCTCTCGATGGAGATCGGCGAGGAGATGTTCGAGCACATGGAGGACGCCGAGGGCGACGTCGGCATGACCGAGTGTCCGACCTGCGCGATGCAGATGGGCCACGGCACCGGCTACGAGATCCGCCACCCGCTCGAAGTGCTCGAGGCCGCGCTCGTCTCGGAAGACACATCATCGGCCTAA
- a CDS encoding Cdc6/Cdc18 family protein: protein MDLSERIARRMETPGGDGFIVDESALNPAVHLPEPVGRGSVLEQVLDALGPVFDGESPEDVAVYGPSGAGKSAVLTALCSQLNESLGRNEDAIWTSTRGTAAVARAQFAYVDARRADSDFQYYHAILESISPNPVPRRGVGTDELRERLDDAVAERAGAVVVAVDHLSETDDDVAHVRSLLEPVAAGTSLVMVAEEPLPEWSGRTVKVPSYRPHALVDLLTERASYGLSSGAVSHDQARRIADWADGDAHDALAALFGAAISAQRDDAGRLRESDVDAGIDAVPDDCVQIGRVLSLPENRRTVLAELLATDGHRQPISDAAAAVGERTDLSPSTVQRYLYELAEDGLLTREAIEDRDSNGRQPTRVRPRFPTLVFERLERRARL from the coding sequence ATGGATCTGAGCGAGCGCATCGCCCGGCGGATGGAGACCCCCGGCGGCGACGGCTTCATCGTCGACGAGAGCGCGCTGAACCCGGCGGTACACCTCCCCGAGCCGGTCGGCCGCGGCTCGGTCCTCGAACAGGTGCTCGACGCGCTCGGGCCGGTGTTCGACGGCGAGAGCCCCGAGGATGTCGCCGTCTACGGGCCGAGCGGCGCCGGAAAGTCGGCGGTGTTGACCGCACTGTGCTCCCAGCTCAACGAGAGTCTCGGCCGCAACGAGGACGCGATCTGGACGTCGACGCGCGGCACCGCCGCGGTCGCGCGGGCCCAGTTCGCCTACGTCGACGCGCGCCGAGCCGACAGCGATTTTCAGTACTACCACGCGATCCTCGAATCGATCTCGCCCAATCCCGTCCCGCGGCGCGGCGTCGGCACCGACGAGCTCCGCGAGCGGCTGGACGACGCCGTCGCGGAGCGGGCGGGCGCGGTCGTCGTCGCCGTCGACCACCTCTCCGAGACCGACGACGACGTCGCCCACGTCCGGTCGCTGCTGGAGCCGGTCGCCGCGGGGACCTCCCTGGTGATGGTCGCCGAGGAGCCCCTGCCCGAGTGGAGCGGCCGCACCGTCAAGGTGCCGTCCTACCGTCCGCACGCGCTGGTCGACCTGCTCACCGAGCGGGCGTCCTACGGTCTGAGCAGCGGCGCGGTGAGCCACGACCAGGCGCGTCGGATCGCCGACTGGGCCGACGGCGACGCTCACGACGCGCTGGCGGCGCTGTTCGGCGCGGCGATCTCCGCCCAGCGCGACGACGCCGGGCGACTCCGCGAGTCGGACGTCGACGCGGGGATCGACGCCGTCCCGGACGACTGCGTCCAGATCGGTCGCGTGCTCTCGCTGCCGGAAAACCGACGGACGGTGCTCGCCGAGTTGCTCGCGACCGACGGCCACCGACAGCCGATCAGCGACGCCGCGGCAGCGGTCGGCGAACGGACCGACCTCTCCCCGAGCACGGTCCAGCGATATCTGTACGAACTCGCGGAAGACGGGCTGCTAACCCGAGAAGCGATCGAGGACAGGGACAGCAACGGTCGACAGCCCACGCGGGTTCGACCTCGGTTCCCGACGCTCGTCTTCGAGCGACTCGAGCGGCGGGCACGACTGTAA
- a CDS encoding DUF368 domain-containing protein has product MRRWISVYLKGIFMGTADTVPGVSGGTIALITGIYERLVTAITNVDPRLAKHALRPHDADARAELADGLRRMDIGFLLALGGGIATAIVAVSQVVGTLAESYPGLLAAFFVGLIGASAIVLGRQVSLEDPRTKLVAAVGVALAGSMVFLGDGAAPHALPLIFLSGMIAVSATILPGVSGAFFLLVLGQYYYMLDALTTFLGDLVGLASGGSVDAVVDSGVVVVTFLTGAAVGVLSIAHAVKWALEHHRERTLAFLVALMVGGVLVPLRNATVELADASAGPLAARIAAVGIPESIAASALAGGAAALTAVAGAVAVLALDRYTDDLEYADGDDAQSDGAAGSRSGRSSPVDAASEE; this is encoded by the coding sequence ATGCGACGCTGGATATCGGTCTACCTCAAGGGTATTTTCATGGGGACCGCGGACACGGTCCCGGGGGTGTCGGGCGGCACGATCGCGCTCATCACCGGTATCTACGAGCGCCTCGTCACCGCGATCACGAACGTCGACCCGCGCCTCGCGAAGCACGCGCTGCGGCCGCACGACGCCGACGCGCGGGCGGAACTCGCCGACGGACTCCGTCGGATGGATATCGGCTTCCTGCTCGCGCTCGGCGGCGGCATCGCGACCGCGATCGTCGCCGTCTCGCAGGTCGTCGGGACGCTCGCGGAGTCGTACCCGGGACTGCTGGCGGCCTTTTTCGTCGGCCTGATCGGCGCGTCGGCGATCGTGCTCGGCAGGCAGGTGTCGCTCGAGGATCCTCGGACGAAACTCGTCGCGGCCGTCGGCGTCGCGCTCGCGGGAAGCATGGTGTTTCTCGGCGACGGAGCGGCGCCTCACGCGCTGCCGCTGATCTTCCTCTCGGGGATGATCGCGGTGAGCGCGACGATCCTCCCCGGCGTCTCGGGGGCGTTCTTCTTGCTGGTGCTCGGGCAGTACTACTACATGCTCGACGCGCTCACGACGTTTCTCGGCGACCTCGTCGGGCTGGCGTCCGGCGGCAGCGTCGACGCCGTCGTCGACTCCGGCGTCGTCGTGGTCACCTTCCTGACGGGGGCGGCCGTCGGCGTCCTCTCGATCGCCCACGCGGTGAAGTGGGCGCTGGAGCACCATCGCGAGCGGACGCTGGCCTTTCTCGTGGCGCTGATGGTCGGCGGCGTTCTCGTCCCGCTTCGCAACGCGACGGTCGAGCTCGCGGACGCGAGCGCAGGTCCGCTCGCGGCGCGTATCGCCGCGGTGGGAATACCGGAATCGATCGCTGCGAGCGCGCTGGCGGGCGGCGCCGCCGCGCTGACGGCCGTCGCGGGCGCGGTTGCGGTGCTGGCGCTGGATCGGTACACCGACGATCTGGAGTACGCCGACGGGGACGACGCGCAGAGCGACGGCGCTGCTGGCTCTCGAAGCGGGCGCTCGTCGCCCGTCGACGCCGCGTCAGAGGAGTAG